The following proteins are co-located in the Pedobacter frigiditerrae genome:
- the rpsA gene encoding 30S ribosomal protein S1 encodes MAKKQVAEKELAATNAELQGADARLTEKETIESEADSVSIEQIKSSLATPDQDFDWDADDKVFGNYSDADRKKFEDMYTDTFNQITQGEIISGIVVSINNKDVVLNVGFKSDGLVSTSEFRDTPDLKIGDSVDVFVEAPEDANGQLILSRKRAKTQRSWETINAALDNDTIINGFVKSRTKGGLIVDIMGVEAFLPGSQIDIKPIRDYDVYVGKTMEFKVVKINHEFKNVVVSHKILIEDDLESQKVEIVSKLEKGQVLEGTVKNITDFGVFIDLGGVDGLLHITDISWGRIEHPKEVLSLDEKINVVVLDFDDEKKRIALGLKQLTPHPWENLDANLAVGSKVKGKIVTVADYGAFLEIIPGVEGLIHVSEMSWSQNLRSPQEFLKVNDEIEAEVLTLDRDERKMSLGIKQLTQDPWGNVAERYPIGSKHKAVVKNMTNFGVFVEIEEGIDGLIHISDLSWSKKVNHPNEFTKVGDTLDVVVLELDVENRKLSLGHKQLEENPWDTFETIFTLDSVHTGTVVKVTDKGAVIALPYGVEGFVPTKHMAKEDGSVIKAEETNDFRIIEFNKDAKRIVVSHARIWEEAKAEAVAEERNAKKKEAKASVSAVKKVKDSVEKSTLGDLSVLAQLKEQMEGEESKKKK; translated from the coding sequence ATGGCTAAAAAACAAGTAGCAGAAAAAGAACTAGCGGCAACAAATGCCGAATTACAAGGTGCAGACGCTCGTCTAACCGAGAAAGAAACAATTGAGTCAGAAGCTGATTCGGTTTCTATCGAACAAATCAAATCATCATTAGCGACACCAGATCAAGATTTTGATTGGGATGCAGATGATAAAGTATTTGGTAACTACAGTGACGCAGACCGTAAAAAGTTTGAAGATATGTATACAGATACTTTCAACCAAATCACTCAAGGCGAAATCATTAGTGGTATCGTTGTATCAATCAACAACAAAGACGTAGTATTAAACGTAGGTTTCAAATCTGACGGTTTAGTTTCTACTTCAGAGTTTAGAGATACACCTGATTTGAAAATTGGCGATTCAGTGGATGTTTTCGTAGAAGCTCCAGAAGATGCGAATGGTCAGTTGATTTTATCTCGCAAGAGAGCAAAAACACAACGTTCTTGGGAAACCATCAACGCTGCGCTTGACAATGATACCATTATTAATGGTTTCGTGAAAAGCCGTACTAAAGGTGGTTTAATTGTTGACATCATGGGTGTAGAAGCATTCTTACCAGGATCACAAATCGACATTAAACCTATCCGTGATTACGATGTTTACGTTGGTAAAACAATGGAATTCAAAGTTGTAAAAATCAACCACGAATTTAAAAACGTTGTAGTTTCACACAAAATCTTAATTGAAGACGATTTAGAAAGCCAAAAAGTTGAAATCGTTTCTAAATTAGAAAAAGGTCAAGTATTAGAAGGTACTGTTAAAAACATTACTGATTTCGGTGTGTTCATCGATTTAGGTGGTGTTGATGGTTTACTTCACATTACTGATATTTCTTGGGGCCGCATAGAGCATCCAAAAGAAGTATTATCGTTAGACGAAAAAATCAACGTTGTTGTTTTAGACTTTGATGATGAGAAAAAACGTATCGCTTTAGGTTTAAAACAATTAACTCCTCACCCTTGGGAAAATTTAGATGCTAACTTAGCTGTTGGTTCTAAAGTTAAAGGTAAAATTGTTACTGTTGCTGATTACGGTGCTTTCTTAGAAATCATTCCAGGTGTTGAAGGTTTGATCCACGTTTCAGAAATGAGCTGGTCACAAAACTTACGTTCACCTCAAGAATTCTTGAAAGTTAACGACGAAATCGAAGCTGAAGTTTTAACTTTAGACAGAGATGAGCGTAAAATGAGCTTAGGTATTAAACAATTAACTCAAGATCCTTGGGGTAATGTTGCTGAGAGATATCCAATTGGAAGCAAACACAAAGCTGTTGTTAAAAACATGACTAACTTCGGTGTATTTGTTGAAATTGAAGAAGGAATTGACGGATTAATCCACATTTCTGACTTATCTTGGAGCAAAAAAGTTAACCACCCTAACGAATTCACTAAAGTTGGTGATACATTAGATGTTGTAGTTTTAGAACTTGATGTTGAAAACCGCAAATTATCTTTAGGTCACAAACAATTAGAAGAAAACCCTTGGGATACTTTTGAAACTATCTTTACCCTTGATTCAGTTCATACAGGTACAGTAGTTAAAGTAACTGATAAAGGTGCTGTTATTGCTTTACCATACGGTGTAGAAGGTTTCGTACCAACTAAACACATGGCTAAAGAAGACGGTTCTGTAATCAAAGCTGAAGAAACTAATGATTTCAGAATCATTGAGTTTAACAAAGATGCTAAACGTATCGTTGTATCTCACGCCCGCATTTGGGAAGAGGCTAAAGCTGAAGCAGTTGCTGAAGAAAGAAATGCTAAAAAGAAAGAAGCTAAAGCTTCTGTAAGTGCAGTTAAAAAAGTGAAAGATTCTGTAGAGAAATCTACTTTAGGTGATCTTAGCGTTCTTGCTCAATTAAAAGAGCAAATGGAAGGCGAAGAAAGCAAAAAGAAAAAATAA
- a CDS encoding tetratricopeptide repeat protein — translation MQKKFLLVPLFLVGGITASFAQITPLINLNKNYQTGLELLQNEKYVAAAQQFKMVEQVRSKASTQKESNAELSLLKENAKFYAAVCALELGNEDAESLFLEFIREYPLNPNTKLAYFHVGKSYFAQKNYTKALEWFEKTEPSSLSQKQRTEYQFKQGYAYFELKNFEKAEPLFEAVKKEDSPFKESATYYFAYINYLNKEYKTALANFEKLKGSPTYEASYPYYITSMYYLDERYDDVIDYAIPAMAKTKQQFEPEMLSLVAASYFAKSEFKNAEKYFAEFYSKDKNNTKNNLFIYQYGYSLYQNGKFKESIPVLEKLTTDDIYLQNGMYTLGKSALKLNNKEKARSAFFRASRLNFDKVIQEEAWLSYARLSYELEFNSQALESIQAFIKQFPSSRKINEARVLQGEILLTSKNYQTAIDILEPLQNKTPEAKEAYQKATYFRGLEFYNERAFPNALSMFLRSGNFPEDKEINALSIYWMAESMYELRKFGEAVKTFEKFLAMPAAQKTDVYNFANYALGYAAFEDEKYTKAANYFEKFLNGDDKDAKTVTDATIRLADSYFVNKNYGDAMANYNKIINGKLTGEDYALFQRGMIQGLQKQDDAKIATMQSLLRQFPGSNYADDAGFETAYTYFNKGDFDKSKSDLVDLVAKYPRSSYVPRALVTIGLVQYNQDQDDAALESFKKVIRDYASSVEAKQALESIKNIYVDRGDANGFIAYAATTPLGNYSMSEQDNIVFQAANNRYLKGDAQGAYEAVNAYFEKFPKAIHDKEARFIRAESLVKLNRSAEAIPDYDYILNDWTSDYTERSLMSVSKVLMDEKKYNEAIVYLKRLETTADYKVHYTYAINNLLKAYNALGMADDMMKYADLIKNSDKASEEEKNSSDLFIGKAYLVKADTVQAVKSFNNVIAKTKTLAAAEAKYNIAAIQYAKGDYKNSQKTCFDLINNMPSYDYWVAKSFILLSDNYLALKDKLQAKSTLLSIIDNYEGKDDIVPTAKEKLAKIN, via the coding sequence ATGCAGAAGAAATTTCTATTAGTTCCCCTCTTTTTAGTCGGCGGCATTACCGCCAGTTTTGCCCAGATAACCCCGCTAATCAACCTCAATAAAAACTACCAAACTGGTTTAGAATTACTCCAGAACGAGAAATATGTTGCCGCTGCCCAACAATTTAAAATGGTTGAGCAAGTTAGAAGCAAAGCCAGCACTCAAAAAGAAAGCAATGCAGAATTGTCTTTATTAAAAGAAAATGCAAAATTTTATGCAGCAGTTTGCGCTTTAGAACTAGGCAATGAGGATGCCGAATCGCTATTTCTAGAATTTATTAGAGAATACCCTTTAAATCCGAATACCAAGCTTGCTTACTTTCATGTAGGTAAATCTTATTTTGCGCAAAAGAATTATACAAAGGCCTTAGAATGGTTTGAAAAAACTGAGCCAAGTTCTCTTTCTCAAAAACAGAGAACAGAATATCAATTTAAACAAGGTTATGCCTATTTTGAGTTGAAAAATTTTGAAAAAGCAGAGCCTCTATTTGAAGCGGTTAAAAAAGAAGATTCACCATTTAAAGAAAGTGCTACTTATTACTTCGCGTATATCAATTACTTAAATAAAGAGTATAAAACTGCTTTGGCCAACTTCGAGAAACTGAAAGGCTCTCCTACTTATGAGGCAAGTTATCCTTACTACATTACTTCGATGTATTATTTGGATGAGCGTTATGATGATGTTATAGATTATGCAATTCCCGCAATGGCTAAAACAAAACAACAGTTTGAGCCTGAAATGTTAAGCTTAGTTGCAGCTTCTTATTTTGCAAAGTCAGAATTTAAAAATGCAGAGAAGTATTTCGCAGAATTTTATTCAAAAGATAAAAACAACACTAAAAATAATCTTTTCATTTATCAATACGGATACTCACTATATCAAAATGGAAAGTTTAAGGAATCTATCCCTGTTTTAGAAAAACTAACTACAGACGACATTTACCTGCAAAACGGTATGTACACCTTGGGTAAATCTGCCTTAAAGCTTAATAATAAAGAAAAAGCTCGCAGTGCATTTTTTAGGGCGTCTAGATTAAATTTCGATAAAGTAATACAAGAAGAAGCTTGGTTAAGTTATGCTAGATTAAGTTACGAGTTAGAATTTAATTCTCAAGCTTTAGAATCAATTCAAGCTTTTATTAAGCAATTTCCAAGCTCTAGAAAAATAAACGAGGCTAGAGTTTTACAAGGTGAAATTTTATTAACCAGCAAAAACTACCAAACTGCAATCGATATTTTAGAACCTCTACAAAACAAAACGCCTGAAGCAAAAGAAGCTTATCAAAAGGCAACTTACTTTAGAGGTTTAGAGTTTTACAACGAAAGGGCTTTCCCTAACGCTTTATCTATGTTTTTACGTTCTGGCAATTTCCCAGAAGATAAAGAAATAAATGCTTTAAGTATTTATTGGATGGCAGAATCGATGTATGAATTAAGAAAGTTTGGCGAAGCTGTTAAAACTTTTGAGAAGTTTTTGGCAATGCCTGCTGCACAAAAAACAGATGTTTACAACTTTGCTAATTATGCTTTAGGATACGCTGCTTTTGAGGATGAAAAATACACCAAAGCGGCTAATTACTTCGAAAAGTTTTTAAATGGTGATGATAAGGATGCTAAAACTGTAACAGACGCAACCATTCGTTTGGCCGATTCATATTTTGTTAACAAGAACTATGGCGATGCAATGGCTAACTATAACAAAATCATCAACGGTAAATTAACCGGAGAAGATTATGCATTGTTTCAACGTGGAATGATACAAGGTTTGCAAAAACAAGACGATGCAAAAATTGCTACCATGCAAAGTTTGTTGCGCCAATTCCCAGGTTCAAATTATGCTGACGACGCTGGTTTTGAAACTGCCTATACTTACTTCAATAAAGGGGATTTTGATAAATCTAAATCTGATTTAGTTGATTTAGTAGCTAAGTATCCTCGTAGTAGTTATGTTCCTCGTGCTTTAGTAACCATCGGTTTAGTACAATACAATCAAGACCAAGACGATGCTGCCTTAGAATCATTTAAAAAAGTGATTAGAGATTATGCAAGTTCTGTTGAAGCTAAACAAGCACTAGAATCTATCAAAAATATTTATGTAGATAGAGGTGATGCAAATGGTTTTATTGCATACGCTGCCACTACTCCACTTGGAAATTACTCGATGAGTGAACAAGATAACATTGTTTTTCAAGCGGCTAACAATAGATATTTAAAAGGTGATGCGCAAGGTGCTTACGAGGCCGTAAATGCATACTTTGAAAAATTCCCAAAAGCAATTCACGATAAGGAAGCTCGTTTTATTAGAGCTGAATCTTTAGTGAAATTAAATCGCTCTGCGGAGGCTATACCTGATTACGATTATATCCTAAACGATTGGACAAGCGATTACACAGAACGTTCGTTAATGAGTGTTTCGAAGGTTTTAATGGACGAAAAGAAATACAATGAGGCTATCGTTTACTTAAAAAGATTAGAGACCACAGCTGATTATAAAGTGCACTATACTTATGCCATCAACAATTTATTAAAAGCTTACAACGCTTTGGGTATGGCCGATGACATGATGAAATATGCAGATTTAATCAAAAACTCTGATAAAGCATCTGAAGAAGAAAAAAACAGCTCAGATTTATTTATTGGTAAAGCATATTTGGTAAAAGCCGATACTGTTCAAGCTGTTAAATCATTCAATAATGTAATAGCTAAAACAAAAACCTTAGCCGCTGCAGAAGCGAAATATAATATTGCAGCTATTCAATATGCCAAAGGCGATTATAAAAATTCTCAGAAAACTTGTTTCGACTTGATAAACAATATGCCATCCTATGATTATTGGGTAGCGAAATCGTTTATTCTATTATCTGATAATTACTTAGCGCTAAAAGATAAATTACAGGCAAAAAGTACATTATTAAGTATTATAGACAATTACGAAGGTAAGGATGACATCGTGCCAACTGCCAAAGAGAAATTAGCTAAAATTAATTAG
- a CDS encoding beta-N-acetylhexosaminidase, with protein MKKFIFCFLLFSLSFSLFAQEINIIPKPVSITKGLKSEEFTLDNNLLLITNSTFQEQASNAVAKYFYDYLSKTYNIQRSKNPDTKKRLILIRESFGEEHPNAYILDIKKDEIRITSSSDAGIFYGIQTLIQLLPTEKATSLKIPAVTITDYPRFEYRGMHLDVSRHFFDVATVKEYIDYLALHKMNYFHWHLTDDHGWRIEIKKYPKLTEVGAWRNGSIIGLWPGKGNEGIKYEVFPTDIKITPKDAVIKTDGIKHGGYYTQAEIKDVIDYAAKRYITIIPEIEMPAHSMAVLAAYPELGTEPNKKYEVAQTWGMMNKYNNVFQPTEKTFKFLEDVLTEVMALFPSQYIHIGGDEGSKVWWKQSPVTQQIMKANNLKDESALQSYFIHRIEKFVNSKGKTIIGWDEILDGGLAPNAIVMSWRGEKGGIAAAKQNHKVIMTPENMMYFNHKQFLQDDSLAANKYLPLETVYNYEPVPTELSVEQAKYVWGGQGNLWSEYVANPKKIEYQIFPRLDALSEILWSPKQGKNYPDFLRRLKTQFKRYDLMGITYSRRYLNTTP; from the coding sequence ATGAAGAAATTTATTTTTTGCTTTTTACTTTTCTCCTTGAGCTTTAGTCTTTTTGCTCAGGAAATAAATATTATCCCAAAGCCAGTCAGTATTACTAAAGGTTTAAAAAGCGAAGAATTTACTTTGGATAATAACTTATTGCTTATCACAAATTCTACATTTCAAGAACAAGCAAGTAATGCTGTAGCCAAGTATTTTTATGATTATTTGTCAAAAACATACAATATACAAAGAAGCAAAAATCCAGATACAAAAAAACGATTAATTTTAATTAGAGAATCTTTTGGGGAAGAGCACCCAAATGCATACATCCTAGACATAAAAAAGGATGAAATCCGGATTACTTCTTCATCAGATGCAGGAATATTTTATGGCATTCAAACTTTAATCCAATTGTTACCAACAGAAAAAGCGACTAGCTTGAAAATACCTGCTGTTACAATTACAGATTATCCTCGATTCGAATACCGCGGAATGCACCTAGATGTGAGTCGCCATTTTTTTGATGTGGCAACAGTTAAGGAATACATCGATTATCTCGCCCTGCATAAAATGAATTATTTCCATTGGCATTTAACTGATGATCATGGCTGGAGAATTGAAATCAAAAAATATCCAAAGCTAACTGAAGTTGGCGCTTGGAGAAATGGAAGTATAATTGGTCTTTGGCCAGGAAAAGGAAATGAAGGCATTAAGTATGAAGTTTTTCCAACAGACATTAAAATCACCCCAAAAGATGCTGTAATTAAAACTGATGGCATTAAACACGGTGGTTATTATACGCAAGCTGAAATTAAAGATGTAATTGATTATGCTGCAAAAAGGTACATCACCATTATCCCTGAAATTGAAATGCCCGCACATAGTATGGCTGTTTTAGCTGCTTATCCAGAGTTAGGAACAGAACCCAATAAAAAATATGAAGTTGCGCAAACTTGGGGAATGATGAACAAGTACAACAATGTTTTTCAGCCGACAGAAAAAACCTTCAAATTTCTAGAAGACGTATTAACAGAAGTGATGGCTTTATTCCCTTCACAGTACATTCATATTGGAGGAGACGAAGGCTCAAAAGTATGGTGGAAACAATCTCCAGTTACTCAACAAATTATGAAAGCCAATAACCTAAAAGACGAAAGTGCGTTACAAAGTTATTTCATTCATCGCATTGAGAAATTTGTAAATAGCAAGGGAAAAACTATTATCGGTTGGGATGAGATTTTAGACGGTGGCTTAGCACCAAATGCTATTGTAATGAGTTGGAGAGGTGAAAAAGGTGGCATTGCAGCAGCAAAACAAAATCATAAAGTTATCATGACACCAGAAAATATGATGTACTTTAATCATAAGCAATTTTTACAGGATGATAGCCTAGCTGCTAACAAATACCTTCCATTAGAAACTGTATATAATTATGAACCTGTTCCGACAGAATTGAGTGTTGAACAAGCCAAATATGTTTGGGGCGGACAAGGCAATCTCTGGTCAGAATATGTAGCTAACCCTAAAAAAATAGAATACCAAATTTTCCCAAGATTGGATGCTTTAAGCGAAATTCTTTGGAGCCCGAAACAAGGCAAAAACTATCCTGATTTTTTAAGACGTTTAAAGACACAGTTTAAGCGCTATGATTTAATGGGAATTACTTACAGCAGAAGATATTTAAATACAACCCCCTAA
- a CDS encoding thiol-disulfide oxidoreductase DCC family protein, with translation MQPVIFFDGLCNLCNGAVQFTIQRDKNNIFRFASLQSEYAAEKITPFNISPENLDSFILLEGGKVYLRSTAALRVARKLNGLWPLLYGFIIVPPFIRNAVYNYIAKNRYKWFGKQESCWVPTPELKSKFYA, from the coding sequence ATGCAACCAGTAATTTTTTTCGATGGACTTTGTAATCTCTGTAATGGGGCGGTGCAATTTACCATCCAAAGAGATAAGAATAATATTTTCCGATTCGCATCCCTGCAAAGTGAATACGCTGCCGAAAAAATTACACCTTTTAATATTTCTCCAGAAAATCTAGATAGTTTCATCTTATTAGAAGGTGGGAAAGTTTATTTGCGCTCTACAGCCGCATTAAGAGTTGCTCGAAAATTAAATGGACTTTGGCCTTTACTTTACGGTTTTATAATTGTTCCTCCTTTTATTAGAAATGCAGTTTATAACTATATTGCCAAAAATCGTTATAAATGGTTTGGTAAACAAGAAAGCTGTTGGGTGCCTACACCAGAGTTGAAGAGTAAGTTTTACGCCTAA
- the pyrR gene encoding bifunctional pyr operon transcriptional regulator/uracil phosphoribosyltransferase PyrR, with amino-acid sequence MQKRTLLDGQKFQITIKRLCHQLIENHTDFENTVLIGIQPRGTYFVDRVHQELSAILKTNTIKKGHLDITFFRDDFRRKDGLVTASSNTINFIIEGKQVILIDDVLWTGRTIRAAMDALLAYGRPQRVELMVLIDRRFSRHLPIEPNYIGQQVDCVDSQKVKVSWKENDGEDKVILLSEKQ; translated from the coding sequence ATGCAAAAGAGAACCCTGCTAGACGGTCAAAAATTTCAAATCACAATTAAGAGACTTTGTCATCAATTAATTGAGAACCATACCGATTTTGAGAATACAGTATTAATCGGAATTCAACCCAGAGGAACTTATTTCGTAGACCGTGTACACCAAGAACTTTCAGCAATTTTAAAAACGAATACCATTAAAAAAGGTCATTTAGACATTACTTTTTTTAGGGATGATTTTAGAAGAAAAGATGGCCTAGTGACGGCGAGCAGCAATACCATTAACTTTATTATAGAAGGCAAACAAGTTATCTTAATTGATGATGTTTTGTGGACTGGCAGAACAATTCGTGCTGCGATGGACGCATTGCTGGCTTACGGCCGACCACAAAGAGTTGAATTAATGGTATTAATTGACAGAAGATTTTCTAGACACTTACCTATTGAGCCTAATTATATTGGCCAGCAAGTTGATTGTGTCGACAGTCAGAAAGTTAAGGTAAGTTGGAAAGAAAATGATGGAGAAGACAAGGTGATTTTATTATCAGAGAAACAATAA
- a CDS encoding aspartate carbamoyltransferase catalytic subunit produces the protein MAAEKLSTRHLLGIKDINLNDIELIFETADNFKDVINRPIKKVPSLRDITIANIFFENSTRTKLSFELAEKRLSADVVNFAASSSSVSKGETLIDTVNNILAMKVDMVVMRHPYAGAGQFLSKHIKAQIVNAGDGAHEHPTQALLDAFSIRQKLGDVRGKKVVIVGDILHSRVAISNILCLQKLGAEVMVCGPTTLIPKHIASLGVKVEHDLKKALNWCDVANMLRIQLERQDIKYFPSQREYAMMYGLNKEILDNLDKEIIVMHPGPINRGVEITSDVADSKQSIILEQVENGVAVRMAVLYLLASQND, from the coding sequence ATGGCAGCAGAAAAACTATCAACTAGACATCTTTTAGGCATTAAAGATATTAACCTGAATGATATTGAATTGATTTTCGAAACTGCTGATAATTTTAAGGATGTGATTAACAGACCTATTAAAAAGGTTCCCTCGCTAAGAGATATCACCATTGCCAATATATTTTTCGAAAACTCTACACGCACCAAACTATCATTCGAATTAGCTGAAAAAAGACTTTCTGCCGATGTGGTAAACTTTGCAGCATCTTCTTCGTCGGTTAGCAAAGGCGAAACCCTAATTGACACCGTAAACAACATCTTAGCGATGAAAGTTGACATGGTAGTGATGCGACATCCTTATGCTGGAGCTGGTCAGTTTTTAAGTAAACACATTAAAGCGCAAATTGTAAATGCTGGCGATGGCGCACACGAACACCCAACGCAAGCTTTATTAGATGCTTTCTCTATTCGCCAGAAACTAGGTGATGTTAGGGGTAAAAAAGTTGTTATTGTGGGCGATATTTTACACTCACGAGTGGCTATTTCTAACATTCTTTGTCTGCAAAAATTAGGTGCAGAGGTTATGGTTTGCGGACCAACAACATTAATTCCAAAACATATTGCTTCATTAGGTGTAAAAGTTGAACACGATTTAAAGAAAGCTTTAAATTGGTGCGATGTGGCCAATATGTTGCGCATCCAATTAGAAAGACAAGACATTAAATATTTCCCATCGCAACGCGAATATGCAATGATGTATGGTTTGAATAAAGAAATTCTAGATAATCTTGATAAGGAAATCATCGTTATGCATCCTGGACCGATAAACAGGGGTGTAGAGATTACAAGTGATGTGGCGGACAGTAAACAATCTATTATTTTAGAACAAGTAGAAAATGGAGTAGCTGTTAGAATGGCTGTACTTTATTTATTGGCTAGTCAGAATGATTAA